From the genome of Brassica napus cultivar Da-Ae unplaced genomic scaffold, Da-Ae ScsIHWf_618;HRSCAF=913, whole genome shotgun sequence:
tacatttgtcctaatgtatattaaaatctctttcatggtatatggacatctttttaattttttgtcaattaatttagtaaaactttataatactccctaaattgatggaataaccactataaaatcgctattatctggGAAAATGGAGACACCAAatgttctaaacctctttgaactcaTCATATCTTAATGAATGATGAAAATATgctttaaaacattattttcatatttttgaatttttctcaaaatctatgtgttaatcccctacgaaaatattgaatttttcggtaaatattctttgtactgaagcctatgatctttagtgttgttttaatatttctaaacacattttacatttgtatattaatatatattaaactctatttcatggtgcATGGACatccttttaattttttgtcaattaatttagtaaaacttcataatactcctcaaattggtggactaaccactataaaatcgctattctctagaaaaacggagacaacaaaagttccaaacctctttgaccttctacatatgttagtgaatgatgcaaatatgcattaaaatataattttattatttttgaatttttctcaaaaatctatgtgtaacccctatgaaaatattgagtttttcggcaaatgttctatatactgaagcctatgatttatagtgttgtttcaaaatttctaaacacattctatatttgtatcaatatatattaaactctcttccatGGTACAtgagaatcattttaattttttgtcaattaatttagtaaaacttcataatacgccctaaattgatggactaacacttataaaatcgctatttcctagagaaacggaaacaacaaaagtttcaaacctctttgacattcatcatatattagtgaaggatgcaattatgcattaaaacataactttcatatttttttgaatttttctcaaaatctatttgtttcggtaaatgttctatatactgaagcttatgatctttagtgttgttttaaaatttctaacacactctacatttgtgttaatgtatattaaactctctttcatgctACATGGGCATACTTTTAATtctttttcaataaatttagtaaaacttcataatactctctaaattggtagAATAACCACCATAAAATCGTTGTTTTccagagaaatggagacaacaaaagtttcaaacttctttgactttcatcatatgttagtgaaagatgcaattatgcattataacagtattttcatatttttgaatttttctcaaaatctatgtgttaaaaccctacaaaaaatgaattttttttgtaaatgttctatatactgaagcctattatatttagtgttgttttaaaaattttaaacacattttaaatttgtattaatgtatattaaactctatttcatggtacattggcatagtttttttttgtcaattaatttagtaaaacttcgtaatactccctaaaattggtggactaaccactataaaatcgatattttctagagaattGGAGAttacaaaagtttcaaacctctttgacctttatcatatgttagtgaaggatgcaaatatgcattgaaacaatattttcattctttttaatatttcttaaaatctatgtgttaactgacccttacaaaaatattgaattttttggtaaaggttctatatactgaagcctatgatctttagtgttattttaaaatttataaacgcattctacatttgtattaatgtatattgaacTCTTTTCCATGGTATATGGACATCGTTTTAGTTTTTTGTCATTTaatatagtaaaatttcataatagtccctaaatttgtggactaaccacgctattttctagaaaaacagagaccaCAAAGGTTTAAACCTTTTTGACCTTCATCAAATGACATGGTTaccaaaattatattatattttaaatgtaaaatattatttaaaaaatagatattttaattgtaaaatttatttttaaataatattttcgatataaacataatttagaaattattaaataaaataaattatttttctaacttttttaattttatatattaatatatatattcattaaaaataaatatattatatattatatactaatttttataataattttaaatagcatGATCATACTGttctactaattattatattaaacaaattagaaaacatatacaATTTCTGTAACATTATGTTTCTATAGAATACTATTACTGTTTTATCATCTGCTCTGCCGATAAAGACCCAAGCCAGCTAAATCCACGGTACTTTTAagctaaaaatattatttatattgagTGTTTTTAATACACGTCCTCTAAAAACTTAACGGCACAGTAAACATACATTTTTAATTCAACGGAAATAATTGACTTTCGCATaacaaaatgtgaaaatatagattagatatgaaatttgaattttatataCGGTTGGTTATGTTTTTACACCGATATATACACCGTGTATAGAACATAATGTTATATGTTGGGTAGGATACGACGGTAGACAATAATCATAATGAATTATATTTGCTAAAAATATCTACTTGAAACAATCTTATCTTTCATCTCTGCTAAATTATTCTTAGATCACTTTACTTTTCACCTAACTAATCCATGAACATTCTAGCATTACGAATTAGACTTTCAATAGTTAGAAGattagaaataataataaagatgtGATACGTAATGACCGCGGTTTTGAAGTCATGGTAATAAAAGTTATTTGCACAGGtcagtttcaaaaataataataaaagatcaATCAGATTCTGTAGGCTTGATTTGATTTTCTCCATCTTTTTTCAGACAGCTTTGACGTAATTTGTACTGTTTACAGTAGAGACTTGAGTGTGTAAAGTTTACCCTTATATATAGAGTGATTTATAAACCatttttcagaatttaaatgtaatgaatataataagttaattaataaaaaagaatCTTGGTATTcaaaaggagtttttgaaagtGTTCAAAGATACTATGCTAGATAATAACACTTGCATAATTGCATGGAAATTCGATTCTCTTATGATCACACATTTTCGCtttagttttttgtttaaaccaatatttttttggcctgaattctaaaaataacaattaaccTTTTGGAACTTGAACTGATAGAACTAGCAAACGGAAATATTATTGGTTACGAATACGTAAAATGTTAACGAAATCAAAACATTTAATCTTCATGCGGTCATGCCAAATagtataaatagataaaaaaaaacttaccgaaATCAAAAcgggatctttttttttgttcatgttgTGGATCCATCCGTTCAAATAAGCTATAGTACAAAGTTAAGTTTCACCTTAAGGACTATTCTTCGAAAATTGCataatttagtttttgtatGAACCCTatcaattttagttttttgtacAACTATAATCGATACATGTTCGAAGAAATTTCAGCCCATGTTAGTTTGAAATCGAGAAGCATAAAACAATATAACAAGATTTATAATGTGCTGATGCAGCACTTGTTCGGCTATTCcttatgttaattattttttttgaaacacattcctatgataatattaaaaaaaaattacaaaaaactaaaCTTAGCATTCGCTCTAGTATATAAATAtccaataatttttaatatagcCTAGGGCTCGGAAGCATTTGAAGTAAGAATGATTACTAGACTTTTCACCCGTACATCCGTACAGgtagattttcattttataaatatataacaaataccATCGTAAAACTTTCAAAGATACAatttacattttagtgttatattttgtataaatctataatgttattggttatgtttcttatttgattttattaatatataatgatttgttttatacattttactttattattaactgttattatatatcaatatatttttgagttaggtaaaataaattcatagtatgaaataaacaaatttagaatctcctttatttttttctaatttttacagactaaacacaatacattttaaattttatttagttatactatataactaatattttcttagcataatttatatttctatattatttattttagtatattgtgggAATATAGCATTCgattcattatttttaagaatGTATGTACACTATATAGCATTCGATTCTCTTTTTTTACGTATTTTCACTAAAGAATGGAGGAAACAATAATTCTTAAAAATCTCCaagttgaaatatttatatatacatacattctGTACATCCAAGCCAAAAAGGTAAATATTATTCCTTATGATGTTTATGTATGTACTTGTTCCTAGCTAATGCTATATCAACTCGAAGACATTACATATCAACTCGACCTATTATAAGTTTAGGATATCCCATATAATGAATAAACTGAAGTATTCGAAGTTTCGATCCAGTTTGCGAATCAAGAGAATCACTAATGTTTTGATCTATTTAGCCGTGGCATGAACTTTGCAATTATGGATGAGAAAAGAATGAAAGCActtgttaccaaaaaaaaagaatgaaagcaCTTGAAAAGAAGAGTACACGTTATTATACCATGAGAGATAGGAGAATAAAACTAAATATCAATACTTTCGGAAAGTTTTTTATCCATATTGTCCGACACATGCAATGTTTTTGAAACATTTATAATGTATGTCGAAGATAATTTATGGGTAGTTTTTGTCAGTTTCCGTGTTCCATTTCCACATCTCGAGTACTACAAATTCATTTACCTCAAAAGTTATAGCATCGTGAGATTCATGTACATGTACATACTCGCTTGTAAGAATACTCGAGTACTCGTATACtcaaaatatatctattttattgaGTAATAATTTCATTCAaagaatcaaaaacctttttttttttaagaatcaaaAACTTGATATGTAGTATcgaatatgttttgtttttaaaatgtatgttatatatatatatatatatagatatgctGGATACCCTAAGTGATACGCATATTATATAGAGATTTGTACAAATGTGTAAGGCTCATGTGGCCAAATTTCATTTATCTTACCTGTAAATAacaattattgtttttataagCAAATAAGATTCTCTTCTCCACTTATGATGGCTTATATAAGATGACCAGACCCAAAACAAACAACATGCAGCAGCAGTATTGCTCTCACCACCCATTGCCTTTTGCATTTATTTCTTTgtccattttttatttagtttcttcGAGTTTAGTTTTGTGCATATATAGCTTTTGTCTACAGCTTATTCTCTTAAGGCTCAATAAGCAGAGAGGTAAACTACTCTCTCTAAAATATTTTACCGTCAAAATCGTTAATTATAAGTTATAACAGTATTGTGAACTAATAGtaactaggtgattttcccgtgctcatgcacgggtataaatgtttttgaaataaatatactataataattgattgatatttacttttaattttaaattaatttataatttgtaagcatcatttatatttataatattatattactttaataataCACTAGATTCAGACCCGCTCTTTCAAAAGGCACGTaaaatcttttgttttaaacttttgtttaaaaaattaattttcatatttgtgttttcATTGTTAAAAAGAAGTTAAACATTGTTCGTAGTGCTGAATTTTGAACCTGTGCAagattttatatttagaaaattaaataggTTAAAATTATTAGTTTGTGTGTccataaattttgtataaacaTATAAAGTGGACAGTTAAATACAAACAATGCATCAGTTATATGTTCTCTACAATGCATCcgtcttaatttattttagtggCCATtcagtttagtttgtttttattGTGAATTCAATAGAAGTGGAAGTTTTAATATTCTCAATATATAATCATCCACTAATATATGTATTAGAGTGAAATGGTTCCCAAGATTTTTGGGATTAAAGTGGAGGGTTAATAAAAAGTAGTTACAGTTATTTTTAAGTAGATCACGTGGGAAAAATGTTGGACTAAACTtatatcaataggtcatgtttctaatttaatagaatagatatgattttatatatgttatatttaatcggttttgttgtttttacagtCAATTTagtcatcatttgcataatttggAATGCATCTatgaattcaactataatattttttattctaaatatattaaaatttgattaatttcttatttgcatttaggtggttattgtcttaaatatataaatatattttatgaatattatgtataacttCAACTATTTTGTGCTtagactaaaataaaataaactaaagtgtctgattccaatttacataaattaatataacgataatattctcaagtctcatgcatatatatatataattttagaaaagaactaaattgtaacagttgtttaatattttattttcattttaatatgttttgagttgttctatgatttatatttataaaataaattactattcttataaaattatatattttattttagttaaatctatgattttatatataagttagattagtcgaatcactcatgttgtgagtatattgagttattgttattctttcaaattcaaatgatatatttttatttttattataatcaagtcaaatcaaatcaattttatttatcgtttaaCGTGCAtgtatttcataatatttatcaaatatatattgatgttttaaaaataaattataaaagaaagtGATGCTCAATAGGAAGTTACATACATAAGTAGGTGATACATTTCTGGaagctcatgaacacatattaatatttataataattaaaatattctataaattctaaataactttatgcctttgatttattgaatggaaactaaaatttatttaaattaatattaaaaatgagaattcagatttgctatggtattttgattatagttatattaagttccacaaacataaaatttaaaagaaaatttaatattaaaaaacaaataactttaataatgataaatataatatatctattttgcaactatttgatttttgtttttgttttcaatatctattaaaaataagcagtacacaaaattgtaattttatttgaaaataatattatataagtaaaatataatttatcgatattaTTTTTGATGTAATTGGAAGCTATTATAGTCAAaacaatatatgaaaaataaataaatcacttcaataatactaattataaactatttttagtcaattaaacatatatcaatttATGTTTCTCAATTATTTTGTGTAATCTTCTAAGAAAATagttagatatataaaaatacttctattagtttgaattttttttgtattgtttaaaattatgttttgaaagaaatgttatttctttttctaatatcaagattatccgtgtaaatatttttaataaaatcacattatatacaaatttatgtttttcatctacaaaaatattgatataaataaagtattttattacttcaaaactatattttgttttatttaaaaatatttttaaatgtaatattactactttgtgaactttcctttttttgaaatcatattatatatacatatattttcgttttcaattttttttaactttataaaaaatttccctttttataatatgtatatgtttttggaagttttttaaaaggaaactaaataaaaaaataatagtgtttaatatttttaattcattaagggtatcagtgtaatcaaccatcgtgagagttaatatgagagcgacacataggaaactgacttctcaaataatattatagagattccTCACAACTTTGATGTCTTACTAAGCCCTAGATGGATGTTTCTCGGCCAGCTTTCAAATGTTTTGATGATGATGGAAGGCTTAAGAGATCAGGTATAGTTAACTTAAACTTCAAGTTTAGAAATCATCAAGAGCCCGACGAGAGatgttcatattttttttgttttgtttttgtttttgtttttgtttttgtgttcaGGGACGGTTTGGACCGCAAGTGCGCATATTATAACTGCTGTGATAGGATCTGGTGTTCTATCTCTAGCATGGGCCATAGGCCAACTCGGTTGGATCGCTGGACCTGCAGTGATGTTCTTGTTCTCTTTCGTCACTTACTTCTCTTCCACTCTTCTCAGTGACTGCTACAGAACTGGTGATCCTGTTTCCGGAAAGAGAAACTACACTTACATGGATGCTGTCCAATCAATCCTCGGTACTGTTAATTAAACTTATATTAGTTTTACTTAATATGTTTTGTGATGCTTTACACTGTCTGGTTCTGTGTTCTGACAGGTGGGTTTAGGTTCAAGATTTGTGGTCTGATTCAGTTCTTGAATCTTTTTGGAATCACAGTCGGTTACACAATTGCAGCATCTATAAGCATGATGTGAGTCTCACTTTCTCAACAAGAAGTTTCCTTAGCTACTAAATAATGAGTCAAAACCCCTTTTAATTTGGTTTAAGCTTTCAGGGCGATTAAGAGATCAAACTGCTTTCACGAGAGCGGAGGGAAGAACCCTTGTCACATGTCTAGCAACCCCTACATGATCATGTTTGGTGTTACAGAGATCTTGCTCTCTCAGATCAAAGACTTTGACCAAATTTGGTGGCTCTCCATAGTTGCTGCCATCATGTCCTTCACATATTCTGCAATAGGTTTAGCTCTCGGAATCATTCAGGTCGCAggtacataaaaatatatgtttcacaaaaatgtcattttggacacttttacataaattaaaaactatttaattttttatcctTTATACTAGTAGCAgttttttctatctattttattacattttaaaatagtgAGGTTACATacagaattttatttaaaatttgtcttaaaaaaataaaaccacaTTTTTTGTTCTCTTACACACAaacttaaaactttaaaacaaattttgaaactgaGGGAGCAACTTCAGAAAGATTCTTAGACAAGTAAAATAGAGTGTTCCTAACTAACTCTTATTGGTTTCAGCTAATGGAGTATTCAAGGGAAGTCTCACTGGCATAAGCATAGGAACAGTGACTCAAACCCAAAAGATATGGAGAACCTTCCAAGCACTTGGAGATATTGCCTTTGCTTATTCATACTCCGTTGTCCTAATCGAGATTCAAGACACTGTAAGATCTCCACCAGCAGAATCAAAAACGATGAAGCAAGCGACAAGAATAAGCATAGCCGTCACGACGACGTTTTACATGCTATGTGGTTGCATGGGCTACGCTGCTTTTGGAGACGCAGCACCAGGAAACCTCTTAACCGGTTTCGGTTTCTACAACCCGTTTTGGCTCCTCGACGTGGCCAACGTCGCTATTGTTATCCACCTTGTAGGAGCTTACCAAGTCTTTGCTCAGCCAATCTTCGCGTTTGTGGATAAACAAGCCGCGGCTAGGTTTCCTGATAGTGACTTGGTCTCCAAGGAATTTGAAATCAGGATCCCTGGAGTTAGGGCACCGTATAAAGTCAACGTTTTCAGAGCAGTGTTCCGGTCATGTTTCGTGGTTTTGACCACCGTGATATCGATGCTTATGCCGTTCTTTAACGACGTCGTGGGGATCTTGGGAGCGTTAGGGTTTTGGCCTTTGACGGTTTATTTTCCGGTGGAGATGTATATAAAGCAGAGGAAAGTTGAGAGATGGAGTATGAAGTGGGTTTGTTTGAAAATGCTGAGCGGTGGTTGTTTAGTGATTTCGGTGGTCGCCGGAGTTGGCTCGGTGGCTGGAGTAATGCTTGACCTTAAGGTTTACAAGCCGTTCAAGACTACTTACTaaacaaaaccatgatgaatgatgaagaaaagaaacaaacaatagaCAATGgctaaaattcatatatttcATTTGGTGAAATGTGTATAATGTATAAGCTTCTTCGTTTTCGTGTACTATCTTGCGTTATTCACATTTTATCATATGTTGTGAATTTATAATCGGTGTGTTATTTACTAAAAGTTTGTTAGTTTAAATTTGTTGTTAAACCATATAtggattataaataaataaattagtcagactttataaataacatagctttatctattaaataaatgacagaaattttaatcttgttaaaataagaaaatattaaacttggacaagatatatatacacatcaTAATTATTATTCATATGCCGGTGATATTTTAGAGGTAAAACgttcatttttaataaatttccAAATAACGGGGGAATGGAAACTCGCGGAGGAGACACGAAGAATCTTTCAGAAAGTTTACAAGATGTGACATGGA
Proteins encoded in this window:
- the LOC125604756 gene encoding amino acid permease 4-like — translated: MDVSRPAFKCFDDDGRLKRSGTVWTASAHIITAVIGSGVLSLAWAIGQLGWIAGPAVMFLFSFVTYFSSTLLSDCYRTGDPVSGKRNYTYMDAVQSILGGFRFKICGLIQFLNLFGITVGYTIAASISMMAIKRSNCFHESGGKNPCHMSSNPYMIMFGVTEILLSQIKDFDQIWWLSIVAAIMSFTYSAIGLALGIIQVAANGVFKGSLTGISIGTVTQTQKIWRTFQALGDIAFAYSYSVVLIEIQDTVRSPPAESKTMKQATRISIAVTTTFYMLCGCMGYAAFGDAAPGNLLTGFGFYNPFWLLDVANVAIVIHLVGAYQVFAQPIFAFVDKQAAARFPDSDLVSKEFEIRIPGVRAPYKVNVFRAVFRSCFVVLTTVISMLMPFFNDVVGILGALGFWPLTVYFPVEMYIKQRKVERWSMKWVCLKMLSGGCLVISVVAGVGSVAGVMLDLKVYKPFKTTY